In Planococcus versutus, the DNA window GTGATGTGTAAAGAGAGTGCTACTTTAGCTGAGATGTGCACCTCCTCTCCTTTGTAGAACCTCCTTTTGAGCTGTCGTGAAAACGCGACCGTTTTTCCGCGTTAAGGATATCGAGTGGTGTCTTTATGACAAACTTAGGTGGTACCGCGGAAACAAAGCGTTTTCGTCCTTGTATAAACAGGGATGAATGCGCTTTTTATTTTGAGGAAAGAGAGTGATAGATATGAAGATAGTCTGTGTAGGCGCAGGATCAATGGCAGAGTCCATGATCCACGGCTGGATCAATAAGCGAATTATGAAGCCAGAAGAAATTTCGGTCATGAATAAATCGGACCAAGATCGCTTAGAATTTTTAAGTGATGAATACGGAGTAAATATCGTATGCCAAGAAAAATCAGAATTAAAGAATGCTAATTTTGTTTTATTAGCCATGAAACCAAAAGATGTAGAAGCAGCACTTAATGGCATCAAAGACAAGCTCTCAGGCAACACCGTAATATTATCAGTTGCAGCAGGAGTTTCAATTGATAGTATTCAAAAACATGTCGGTAATTTCGCTGTAGCTCGTGCGATGCCGAATACATCTGCAAAAATCGGAAAATCGGCTACAGGTGTAGCTTGGAGCAAACATGTGACACTTAATCAGCAACACGAATTGCGTGATTTATTATCTTCAATTGGTAGCGTAACGGTTGTTGAAGAAGAACAATTGCATGCCGTTACCGGTGTTGCCGGAAGCGGACCTGCTTATATTTATTATTTTGCTGAAGCAATGACAGAGGCAGCGATTGCCAATGGTTTATCTAAGGCAGATGCTAAAAAACTAGTCCGTCAAACGTTTGCTGGTGCAGCCGAAATGTTGCAACAAGAAGATTTTGCTGAATTGCGTGTTAAAGTTACAAGCCCCAACGGCACCACTGCAGCAGGTCTTGATTCTTTAGCAGAAAACAATTTTAAAAACATCGTTGGCGAATGCGTGACAAAAGCTTCTGAACGTTCAAAAGAGCTTGGAAAAGAATTTAAATAGTCTCTCCTGTATAATTTGTAGTTGTATCTAAACAAGGAGGAGTTTTTTATGGTCAAGTTATTTGAACCCTTTACAATTAAAGGAACGGTATTTAAAAATCGCATTGTTATGGCACCGATGTGCATGTATCAAAGTGATCAAGAAGATGGACAAATTACCGACTGGCATCGTGTGCATTATCCGACGCGTGCAGTTGGGGGAATCGGTCTTATTATTACTGAAGCTACTGCGGTTCAACCACAAGGGCGTATTTCCTCCAGAGACCTTGGCATATGGGACGATCATCATATTGAAGGTCAATCAGAAATTGTTCGATTGATGAAGCAAAACGGTGCAAAGACCGGTATTCAATTAGCTCATGCAGGTAGAAAAGCAACAGTCGATGGAGACATTTACTCATCAAGCGCACTTGCTTTTGATGACAGCTACAAATTGCCAGTAGAGATGTCTGTTGCTGATATTAAAGACACAATCCAAGCTTTTAAAAATGGCGCAATTCGTGCAAAAAAAGCAGGGTTTGATGTTATTGAACTTCACGGAGCACATGGTTATTTAATCAATCAATTTTTATCTCCATTAACAAACAAACGGACAGATCAATATGGTGGCACGGTAGAAAATCGTTACCGTCTTTTGCGAAACGTTATAGACGCAGTTAATGAAATATGGGATGGTCCTTTATTTGTTCGCATATCTGCTCATGATTATACAGAAAGTGGCATGACTCCAGAGCACTATGTAGAAATGTGTCAATGGATGAAGCAACAAGGCGTTGATTTGATCGATGTTAGTTCTGGTGCTGTGGTCCCTGCACGTATCCCTGTGTTTCCTGGCTACCAAGTTCCTTATGCGGAAACCATAAAAAAAAATACACCCATCGCGACGGGTGCTGTTGGATTGATCACAAGTCCATTGCATGCAGAAGAAATTTTACAAAACGGACGCGCAGATATGATCTTTCTAGCGCGTGAATTGCTTCGTGATCCTTACTGGGCATTTACCGCTGCTAAACAACTAAACGCAGACATAACGGCTCCAGTGCCTTATAAACGAGGATGGGTATAAGGTAGTTGCAAAATACTTCAGATTTAGTATACTAAAGGTAACGTAAAAAAACCGAATGCTTTCGCATTCGGCCAGCTGTAACCCGCTACGAGAGCGGCCGGCTGGAATACAGGCTTAAAAAATAACCGTCATTCCACGCCACATGGGACGGTTATTTTTTTTTGTTAGTGACCAAAATCATGGAAACGACAAGTGTCAAAGCACTAATCGTCAACCCAATACTCGTAAATACGAGACCGAATGATTCTGCAATGGTCATGTTACCACCCCCTCTCTTTGGGAATGGCCAAACCGCCCTCATACAGCTGTACCTTTATTTTAACACAAAAAGAACGTATGTTCTATTATTTACAAAAATTATTTTGTTTCTTACTAAAAAAAACCATCTTCAAAGATGGCTTCCCTGTTTTTTCCTGATTTTTTTTTCGTGTTGAATCCATTCAAATTCCATAAAGTCGCGTGCAATAAACCCACATGTATGAATTTCTCGCATTTGTTTTAACAATAATTTTTCATCTTCCGGTAAAAATCGAGCACTAATATGATTCATGATCAATGTATGAGCATTGGCTCTTCGGGCAGTTTCTGCCGCTTCGAAAACGGTAGAATGACCATATTCTCCAGCCATTTTAATAGCACTTCCATCAAAGGTTGCTTCATGTACTAAAACATCTGCATCATACGCTAACTCAATTGCCGCCTGACAAAAACGACTGTCTCCTAGTATAGTGACAATAAACCCCCGCTCTTCTGCATCAGTCACATCACTACTGCGAACCCATGTACCATCTGAAAGTTCAACATCTTGTCCGTTTTTCAATGCGGCCAATAAAGGACCTTTCGGCACACCAAGTAATAAAGCTTTATTGATTTGAAGCTTTGGTGGCAGTGGGTGTTGTGAGATTCGAAATCCGTAAGACGGTATCACGTGATCAAGAAGACGTGTTTCTACTGTCATTAATCTATCTTCAAAAACCTTTCCTTCTACTAGTTCGTGAAAAACAATTGGATACGTTAAATGCGTTCGACTAATTTTTAAAGTCATCGTGACATAGTCTTTTATACCAACGGGTCCATAAATTTCTAAAGGTTCATCTCCTCCTTGAAAAGAACGTGAGCCTAGAAGTCCTGGCAAACCAAAAATATGATCTCCATGCATATGTGTTATAAAAATTTTTTCGATTTTACGTGGCTTGATCGTTGTATGTAAAATTTGATGTTGCGTTGCTTCTCCGCAATCAAATAACCAAACAGTTCCTCGCTCTTCGAGCAATTTCAATATCAATGCAGAAGTGTTGCGTTGTTTTGAAGGCATTCCAGCACCTGTACCAAGAAATAATAACTGCATGCTTTCCCTACTTTCTATGATGGTCGTGATCATCTAAAAAATCTTTGCTGAAACTTGTTTTAGCATCGTAGTTGACTTTTTTTGTTTTCGTCCCTCGTGTCAACACACTTTTGCCAAAACGCGTTT includes these proteins:
- the namA gene encoding NADPH dehydrogenase NamA gives rise to the protein MVKLFEPFTIKGTVFKNRIVMAPMCMYQSDQEDGQITDWHRVHYPTRAVGGIGLIITEATAVQPQGRISSRDLGIWDDHHIEGQSEIVRLMKQNGAKTGIQLAHAGRKATVDGDIYSSSALAFDDSYKLPVEMSVADIKDTIQAFKNGAIRAKKAGFDVIELHGAHGYLINQFLSPLTNKRTDQYGGTVENRYRLLRNVIDAVNEIWDGPLFVRISAHDYTESGMTPEHYVEMCQWMKQQGVDLIDVSSGAVVPARIPVFPGYQVPYAETIKKNTPIATGAVGLITSPLHAEEILQNGRADMIFLARELLRDPYWAFTAAKQLNADITAPVPYKRGWV
- the proC gene encoding pyrroline-5-carboxylate reductase, producing MKIVCVGAGSMAESMIHGWINKRIMKPEEISVMNKSDQDRLEFLSDEYGVNIVCQEKSELKNANFVLLAMKPKDVEAALNGIKDKLSGNTVILSVAAGVSIDSIQKHVGNFAVARAMPNTSAKIGKSATGVAWSKHVTLNQQHELRDLLSSIGSVTVVEEEQLHAVTGVAGSGPAYIYYFAEAMTEAAIANGLSKADAKKLVRQTFAGAAEMLQQEDFAELRVKVTSPNGTTAAGLDSLAENNFKNIVGECVTKASERSKELGKEFK
- the rnz gene encoding ribonuclease Z, whose amino-acid sequence is MQLLFLGTGAGMPSKQRNTSALILKLLEERGTVWLFDCGEATQHQILHTTIKPRKIEKIFITHMHGDHIFGLPGLLGSRSFQGGDEPLEIYGPVGIKDYVTMTLKISRTHLTYPIVFHELVEGKVFEDRLMTVETRLLDHVIPSYGFRISQHPLPPKLQINKALLLGVPKGPLLAALKNGQDVELSDGTWVRSSDVTDAEERGFIVTILGDSRFCQAAIELAYDADVLVHEATFDGSAIKMAGEYGHSTVFEAAETARRANAHTLIMNHISARFLPEDEKLLLKQMREIHTCGFIARDFMEFEWIQHEKKIRKKQGSHL